From the genome of Vigna angularis cultivar LongXiaoDou No.4 chromosome 11, ASM1680809v1, whole genome shotgun sequence, one region includes:
- the LOC108332965 gene encoding pentatricopeptide repeat-containing protein At1g10270 — protein sequence MSLHRLLLRRLSSIAASRPIFSLTQTRSYAFSSAEEAAAERRRRKRRLRIEPPLNAIRPPPQQGPPRDPNAPRHLTKGLIQAGRISEVVDLLREMLTKGHGADSLVYNNLISGFIKLENLEKVNELFDELKERCLVYDGVVNSTFMEWFFKKGRDKEAMESYRSLLERQFRMTPATCNVLLECLLKHARKTEAWALFDHMLDNHTPPNFQAVNSDTFNLMVNECFKLGNFEEALATFKKVGTKPNSKPFAMDVAGYNNIIARFCENGMLSQAETLFEELCSKSLRGYWSRLGMRKI from the coding sequence ATGTCGCTTCACCGCCTGCTCCTACGTCGCCTGTCCTCCATCGCCGCCTCCCGGCCCATCTTCTCTCTCACCCAAACCCGTTCCTACGCCTTTTCCTCCGCCGAAGAAGCTGCGGCCGAGCGCCGCCGACGGAAGCGGCGTCTGCGCATCGAGCCTCCCCTGAATGCTATTCGTCCTCCGCCGCAGCAGGGTCCTCCGCGCGACCCTAACGCTCCTCGCCATCTCACCAAAGGTTTGATCCAAGCCGGTCGAATTTCCGAAGTCGTCGACCTCTTGCGCGAGATGCTCACTAAGGGCCACGGCGCGGATTCCCTCGTCTACAACAACCTCATTTCAGGCTTTATCAAACTGGAGAATTTGGAGAAGGTCAATGAGCTCTTCGACGAGCTTAAGGAGCGCTGCCTGGTGTATGACGGGGTTGTGAATTCCACTTTCATGGAATGGTTCTTCAAAAAGGGTAGGGATAAGGAAGCCATGGAGTCCTACAGGTCCTTGTTGGAGCGCCAGTTTAGGATGACCCCTGCCACTTGCAACGTTTTGTTGGAGTGTTTGCTCAAGCATGCCAGGAAAACTGAGGCTTGGGCCTTGTTTGATCATATGCTCGACAATCACACCCCTCCCAATTTCCAAGCTGTTAACTCTGATACCTTCAATCTTATGGTCAATGAGTGCTTTAAGCTCGGAAACTTTGAGGAGGCCCTTGCAACTTTTAAGAAGGTTGGTACTAAACCTAATTCTAAGCCATTTGCCATGGACGTTGCCGGCTACAATAATATCATTGCTAGGTTTTGTGAGAATGGGATGCTTTCGCAAGCTGAGACCCTGTTTGAAGAACTGTGCTCGAAGTCTTTAAGAGGATATTGGTCTCGTTTGGGAATGAGGAAGATTTGA
- the LOC108333107 gene encoding putative leucine-rich repeat receptor-like protein kinase At2g19210 isoform X2 has protein sequence MWMSFYVAVLAVLLIQAHAQPGFISINCGSQDGYTDQSLQINYVSDADFINTGVNGKISSEENSRHNTQRQLWTLRSFPEGKRNCYKINVTRASKYLIRTTFLYGNYDGQNNTPQFDLLIGPNHWGTVTIQNESITQTNEIIHVPSMDYVQICLVDTDSGIPFITAIEFRTLKNDTYVTPFGSLELYNYLRCDLGSNTSYRHPFDVYDRVWYGPYYPCNFGKNWKPLSASISDDSLNQTDYKQGATIMSTAVEPENDSSPLVISWEPQKETDKFYVYMYFTEIHLLTTNETRIFNIMLNDESLVQNFSPRYHIAHTINPTAAISGKEIKFSLERTGNSTLPPIISAIEIYRVIDSQNPETFQGDVDAITSIKSAYGMERDWEGDPCSPAAYLWDGLNCTYLGNEFPRITALNLSSSGLSGKIDSSISNLTMLEKLDLSNNNLNGDVPDFLSQLQHLKILNLEKNDLSGSIPSALVEKSRKGSLSLSVGENPYLCESGQCNEKEKKNTVILIVASICGVLILLIAVAILWIIKRKKSKEKSTEKDNSFQQGKSQMYSYYDVLYITNNFKRIIGKGGFGTVYLGFIDDTPVAVKMLSSSAVHGYQQFQAEVKLLLRVHHKNLTSLIGYCNEGTNKGLIYEYMANGNLHEHLSGKYSESPLLSWKDRLRVALDAALGLEYLQTGCKPPIIHRDVKSTNILLDEHFQAKLSDFGLSKVVPDDGGSYVSTVVAGTFGYLDPHYHSSNRLTQKSDVYSFGVVLLEIITNQPVMAGNEETGHISERVNLMISKGDIRAIVDSSLEGNFDINSAWKAVEIAMACVSPNPNERPMMSAVVIELQEALATELARTNHDSGASIASISVKVDTGYMPLAR, from the exons ATGTGGATGAGTTTCTATGTTGCTGTTTTAGCTGTTCTACTTATTCAAGCTCATGCTCAACCAG GATTCATCAGCATAAATTGCGGATCTCAAGATGGTTATACTGACCAGTCATTACAAATAAATTACGTTTCGGATGCTGATTTCATAAATACTGGTGTGAATGGGAAAATATCATCTGAAGAGAACAGCAGACACAATACTCAACGACAACTATGGACGCTGAGAAGCTTCCCCGAAGGAAAAAGGAACTGCTACAAAATAAACGTCACAAGAGCCTCTAAGTATCTCATCCGCACTACTTTTCTCTACGGAAATTATGATGGCCAAAATAATACACCACAGTTTGATCTTCTTATAGGACCTAACCACTGGGGTACAGTCACTATACAAAATGAATCAATTACCCAAACCAATGAGATCATTCATGTACCTTCAATGGATTATGTGCAAATCTGTCTGGTTGACACAGACAGTGGCATACCATTTATAACAGCCATAGAATTCAGGACTTTGAAAAATGATACATACGTCACACCATTCGGATCATTGGAACTTTACAATTACCTGCGCTGCGATTTGGGTTCAAACACAAGCTACAG GCACCCGTTTGATGTTTATGATCGTGTCTGGTATGGTCCCTATTACCCCTGTAACTTCGGCAAAAATTGGAAACCACTAAGTGCCTCCATTTCTGATGATTCTTTAAATCAGACGGATTACAAGCAGGGAGCTACTATCATGAGCACCGCAGTTGAACCAGAAAATGATAGTTCTCCGTTGGTAATAAGCTGGGAGCCACAAAAAGAAACTGACAAATTCTATGTGTACATGTACTTCACGGAAATTCATCTGTTAACCACGAATGAGACAAGAATATTCAACATCATGCTGAACGATGAATcattagttcaaaatttttCTCCGCGGTACCATATTGCCCATACCATAAATCCGACGGCAGCCATCAgtgggaaagaaattaaattttccCTCGAAAGAACTGGAAATTCAACCCTCCCTCCCATCATCAGTGCCATTGAAATTTACAGAGTAATAGACTCACAGAACCCAGAAACATTCCAAGGAGatg TTGATGCAATTACGAGCATTAAGTCTGCCTATGGAATGGAAAGGGATTGGGAAGGTGATCCATGCTCTCCTGCAGCCTACTTGTGGGATGGTCTCAACTGTACTTATCTCGGCAATGAGTTCCCAAGAATCACAGCTTT GAATTTATCTTCGAGTGGATTGTCAGGAAAGATTGACTCTTCTATCTCAAACCTCACCATGTTGGAGAAGCt GGATTTATCTAACAATAACTTAAATGGTGATGTTCCTGATTTTCTGTCTCAATTACAACACTTGAAGATCTT aaacttGGAGAAGAATGACCTCTCCGGTTCAATTCCCTCTGCACTTGTTGAAAAATCACGCAAAGGTTCTCTTTCACTAAG TGTGGGTGAAAATCCATATCTATGTGAATCTGGTCAATGCAAcgagaaggaaaagaaaaatactgtCATACTCATAGTGGCATCAATATGTGGGGTTCTAATTCTTCTAATAGCCGTTGCTATATTGTGGAtcattaaaaggaaaaaatcaaAAG AGAAATCCACAGAAAAGGATAATTCGTTCCAACAAGGCAAAAGTCAAATGTATTCATACTATGATGTCCTTTATATCACTAACAATTTCAAAAGAATTATTGGTAAAGGAGGATTTGGAACAGTTTACCTGGGTTTTATCGATGACACTCCAGTTGCAGTGAAAATGCTTTCCTCATCAGCAGTTCACGGTTATCAACAATTTCAAGCAGAG GTTAAACTTCTACTCAGAGTTCATCACAAAAATCTGACATCCCTTATTGGGTACTGTAACGAAGGAACCAATAAGGGCCTTATATATGAATACATGGCTAATGGGAACTTACATGAACATCTCTCAG GTAAATATAGCGAATCACCATTATTGAGCTGGAAGGACAGACTTCGTGTAGCACTGGATGCAGCCTTAG GATTGGAATATCTGCAAACTGGTTGCAAGCCTCCTATAATCCACAGAGATGTGAAATCTACAAATATCTTGTTGGACGAACACTTCCAAGCAAAGTTATCTGATTTCGGTTTATCCAAAGTTGTCCCAGATGATGGGGGGTCTTATGTGTCAACTGTTGTTGCTGGCACTTTCGGTTACCTGGACCCTCA CTACCACTCTTCCAATAGGTTAACACAGAAAAGTGATGTTTATAGCTTTGGAGTTGTTCTTTTGGAAATAATCACAAATCAACCAGTAATGGCAGGGAATGAAGAAACGGGTCACATAAGTGAACGAGTTAACTTGATGATATCAAAAGGGGATATCAGGGCCATAGTTGACTCAAGCTTAGAAGGAAATTTTGACATAAACTCGGCATGGAAAGCCGTAGAAATAGCAATGGCTTGTGTTTCTCCAAATCCAAACGAAAGGCCAATGATGAGTGCGGTAGTGATTGAACTACAGGAGGCTTTAGCGACCGAATTAGCTAGAACAAACCATGACAGTGGTGCTTCTATTGCATCGATCAGCGTGAAAGTAGACACCGGATATATGCCCTTAGCCAGGTAA
- the LOC108333107 gene encoding putative leucine-rich repeat receptor-like protein kinase At2g19210 isoform X1 has protein sequence MWMSFYVAVLAVLLIQAHAQPGFISINCGSQDGYTDQSLQINYVSDADFINTGVNGKISSEENSRHNTQRQLWTLRSFPEGKRNCYKINVTRASKYLIRTTFLYGNYDGQNNTPQFDLLIGPNHWGTVTIQNESITQTNEIIHVPSMDYVQICLVDTDSGIPFITAIEFRTLKNDTYVTPFGSLELYNYLRCDLGSNTSYRHPFDVYDRVWYGPYYPCNFGKNWKPLSASISDDSLNQTDYKQGATIMSTAVEPENDSSPLVISWEPQKETDKFYVYMYFTEIHLLTTNETRIFNIMLNDESLVQNFSPRYHIAHTINPTAAISGKEIKFSLERTGNSTLPPIISAIEIYRVIDSQNPETFQGDVDAITSIKSAYGMERDWEGDPCSPAAYLWDGLNCTYLGNEFPRITALNLSSSGLSGKIDSSISNLTMLEKLDLSNNNLNGDVPDFLSQLQHLKILNLEKNDLSGSIPSALVEKSRKGSLSLSVGENPYLCESGQCNEKEKKNTVILIVASICGVLILLIAVAILWIIKRKKSKVEKFTDSVALNHQSDFSEKSTEKDNSFQQGKSQMYSYYDVLYITNNFKRIIGKGGFGTVYLGFIDDTPVAVKMLSSSAVHGYQQFQAEVKLLLRVHHKNLTSLIGYCNEGTNKGLIYEYMANGNLHEHLSGKYSESPLLSWKDRLRVALDAALGLEYLQTGCKPPIIHRDVKSTNILLDEHFQAKLSDFGLSKVVPDDGGSYVSTVVAGTFGYLDPHYHSSNRLTQKSDVYSFGVVLLEIITNQPVMAGNEETGHISERVNLMISKGDIRAIVDSSLEGNFDINSAWKAVEIAMACVSPNPNERPMMSAVVIELQEALATELARTNHDSGASIASISVKVDTGYMPLAR, from the exons ATGTGGATGAGTTTCTATGTTGCTGTTTTAGCTGTTCTACTTATTCAAGCTCATGCTCAACCAG GATTCATCAGCATAAATTGCGGATCTCAAGATGGTTATACTGACCAGTCATTACAAATAAATTACGTTTCGGATGCTGATTTCATAAATACTGGTGTGAATGGGAAAATATCATCTGAAGAGAACAGCAGACACAATACTCAACGACAACTATGGACGCTGAGAAGCTTCCCCGAAGGAAAAAGGAACTGCTACAAAATAAACGTCACAAGAGCCTCTAAGTATCTCATCCGCACTACTTTTCTCTACGGAAATTATGATGGCCAAAATAATACACCACAGTTTGATCTTCTTATAGGACCTAACCACTGGGGTACAGTCACTATACAAAATGAATCAATTACCCAAACCAATGAGATCATTCATGTACCTTCAATGGATTATGTGCAAATCTGTCTGGTTGACACAGACAGTGGCATACCATTTATAACAGCCATAGAATTCAGGACTTTGAAAAATGATACATACGTCACACCATTCGGATCATTGGAACTTTACAATTACCTGCGCTGCGATTTGGGTTCAAACACAAGCTACAG GCACCCGTTTGATGTTTATGATCGTGTCTGGTATGGTCCCTATTACCCCTGTAACTTCGGCAAAAATTGGAAACCACTAAGTGCCTCCATTTCTGATGATTCTTTAAATCAGACGGATTACAAGCAGGGAGCTACTATCATGAGCACCGCAGTTGAACCAGAAAATGATAGTTCTCCGTTGGTAATAAGCTGGGAGCCACAAAAAGAAACTGACAAATTCTATGTGTACATGTACTTCACGGAAATTCATCTGTTAACCACGAATGAGACAAGAATATTCAACATCATGCTGAACGATGAATcattagttcaaaatttttCTCCGCGGTACCATATTGCCCATACCATAAATCCGACGGCAGCCATCAgtgggaaagaaattaaattttccCTCGAAAGAACTGGAAATTCAACCCTCCCTCCCATCATCAGTGCCATTGAAATTTACAGAGTAATAGACTCACAGAACCCAGAAACATTCCAAGGAGatg TTGATGCAATTACGAGCATTAAGTCTGCCTATGGAATGGAAAGGGATTGGGAAGGTGATCCATGCTCTCCTGCAGCCTACTTGTGGGATGGTCTCAACTGTACTTATCTCGGCAATGAGTTCCCAAGAATCACAGCTTT GAATTTATCTTCGAGTGGATTGTCAGGAAAGATTGACTCTTCTATCTCAAACCTCACCATGTTGGAGAAGCt GGATTTATCTAACAATAACTTAAATGGTGATGTTCCTGATTTTCTGTCTCAATTACAACACTTGAAGATCTT aaacttGGAGAAGAATGACCTCTCCGGTTCAATTCCCTCTGCACTTGTTGAAAAATCACGCAAAGGTTCTCTTTCACTAAG TGTGGGTGAAAATCCATATCTATGTGAATCTGGTCAATGCAAcgagaaggaaaagaaaaatactgtCATACTCATAGTGGCATCAATATGTGGGGTTCTAATTCTTCTAATAGCCGTTGCTATATTGTGGAtcattaaaaggaaaaaatcaaAAG TCGAAAAATTTACAGATTCGGTGGCACTAAATCATCAGAGTGATTTTTCAGAGAAATCCACAGAAAAGGATAATTCGTTCCAACAAGGCAAAAGTCAAATGTATTCATACTATGATGTCCTTTATATCACTAACAATTTCAAAAGAATTATTGGTAAAGGAGGATTTGGAACAGTTTACCTGGGTTTTATCGATGACACTCCAGTTGCAGTGAAAATGCTTTCCTCATCAGCAGTTCACGGTTATCAACAATTTCAAGCAGAG GTTAAACTTCTACTCAGAGTTCATCACAAAAATCTGACATCCCTTATTGGGTACTGTAACGAAGGAACCAATAAGGGCCTTATATATGAATACATGGCTAATGGGAACTTACATGAACATCTCTCAG GTAAATATAGCGAATCACCATTATTGAGCTGGAAGGACAGACTTCGTGTAGCACTGGATGCAGCCTTAG GATTGGAATATCTGCAAACTGGTTGCAAGCCTCCTATAATCCACAGAGATGTGAAATCTACAAATATCTTGTTGGACGAACACTTCCAAGCAAAGTTATCTGATTTCGGTTTATCCAAAGTTGTCCCAGATGATGGGGGGTCTTATGTGTCAACTGTTGTTGCTGGCACTTTCGGTTACCTGGACCCTCA CTACCACTCTTCCAATAGGTTAACACAGAAAAGTGATGTTTATAGCTTTGGAGTTGTTCTTTTGGAAATAATCACAAATCAACCAGTAATGGCAGGGAATGAAGAAACGGGTCACATAAGTGAACGAGTTAACTTGATGATATCAAAAGGGGATATCAGGGCCATAGTTGACTCAAGCTTAGAAGGAAATTTTGACATAAACTCGGCATGGAAAGCCGTAGAAATAGCAATGGCTTGTGTTTCTCCAAATCCAAACGAAAGGCCAATGATGAGTGCGGTAGTGATTGAACTACAGGAGGCTTTAGCGACCGAATTAGCTAGAACAAACCATGACAGTGGTGCTTCTATTGCATCGATCAGCGTGAAAGTAGACACCGGATATATGCCCTTAGCCAGGTAA